A window of Cohnella herbarum contains these coding sequences:
- a CDS encoding glycoside hydrolase family 172 protein: MHHNLSSLSLARSGRSKRESSYDRSGGNKDYYSIVPGENKQICRIQGAGAITHIWMTMATDAPREEQYLPRKIVMRMYWDNESEPSVEAPIGDFFGMGHGLTRNFTSAALMMSPEDGKAFNSFFRMPFASEARIEIESEASEPIKFYFYIDYEQYDKLPDNELRFHAEWRRECPTDGVSDQGMDNAYFEFGGKNTTGDGNYVILDAVGRGHYVGCNFNVHNLRETREWNWYGEGDDMIFIDGESWPPSIHGTGMEDYFNTAWCPQQEVCTPYHGIIMGGGWNWSGKISTYRYHILDPIMFDKSIKVTIEHGHNNHRSDDVSSTAYWYQDEPHRPFSPLPKVAGRMPLPDLKPFDSTSIKQIFGHDNP; this comes from the coding sequence ATGCACCATAATCTTTCCTCATTAAGCCTAGCAAGATCGGGCAGAAGCAAAAGGGAATCCAGTTACGACCGTTCTGGAGGAAACAAGGATTACTATTCGATCGTTCCCGGAGAGAACAAACAAATCTGCCGGATTCAAGGCGCGGGGGCTATCACGCATATTTGGATGACGATGGCGACGGACGCTCCGAGAGAGGAACAATATTTGCCCCGTAAAATCGTAATGAGAATGTATTGGGACAACGAATCGGAACCGAGCGTAGAAGCGCCAATCGGCGATTTTTTCGGAATGGGGCACGGGTTAACGCGTAACTTCACGTCCGCGGCGCTCATGATGAGCCCGGAAGACGGCAAAGCCTTTAATAGTTTTTTTCGGATGCCCTTTGCTTCCGAAGCTAGAATCGAAATCGAAAGCGAAGCGAGCGAACCGATCAAATTTTACTTCTATATCGATTACGAGCAATACGATAAGCTGCCGGACAACGAGCTCCGTTTCCATGCCGAGTGGCGCAGGGAGTGTCCGACCGACGGCGTCTCCGATCAAGGAATGGATAACGCGTACTTCGAATTCGGCGGGAAAAATACGACCGGAGACGGCAATTACGTCATTCTGGACGCGGTAGGCAGAGGCCACTACGTCGGCTGCAACTTCAACGTCCATAACTTGCGCGAAACCCGGGAGTGGAACTGGTACGGCGAAGGGGACGATATGATCTTCATCGACGGAGAATCATGGCCGCCTTCGATTCATGGCACCGGCATGGAAGACTATTTCAATACCGCGTGGTGTCCGCAACAAGAAGTATGCACCCCCTACCATGGCATTATCATGGGCGGCGGTTGGAACTGGAGCGGTAAAATATCGACTTACCGCTATCACATTCTCGACCCCATCATGTTCGATAAGAGCATTAAAGTAACGATCGAACACGGCCATAACAACCATAGAAGCGACGATGTTTCTTCGACGGCATACTGGTACCAAGACGAACCGCACCGCCCTTTCAGTCCTTTGCCGAAGGTTGCCGGGCGGATGCCGCTACCGGACTTGAAGCCTTTCGATTCGACGAGCATCAAGCAAATTTTCGGACATGACAATCCATGA
- a CDS encoding DUF4185 domain-containing protein translates to MRTRLGLTVLAVVLLLTSCSGGKKAHPMLDAKEKTFILKGISDLTQVSQLTGADSPNKTDQYGVYGTDLGSMINADDRTYFVFGDTFGERPPDMIGGGGSYWRSNTIAYSTDNDPTDGITLDGMVSDEIGLAKELIPSAKVDYEEMTTIPTHGLYANGALYLYYMSVNHWGDPGKWDANDSSVAKSTDQGHNWTLLDDLKWPGDSNFIQVSPYKVKIDDEQTDIYFWCIPSGRFGGVQLMKVSEKNVENPAEYRYFAGLDEKEAPIWSEEMAKAKTIVEDSVGELSVVWNPYLERWLMTYLNEGNGVVIREGITPWGPWGDKLELVSASDYPGLYAPFMNDKYIADGGKNFYFSMSLWDPYNVFWFKATLDK, encoded by the coding sequence TTGAGAACAAGATTAGGTTTAACGGTCTTGGCCGTCGTCCTTCTCCTGACATCTTGCTCGGGCGGGAAAAAAGCTCATCCGATGCTGGATGCGAAGGAGAAGACGTTCATTCTGAAAGGCATATCCGATCTTACGCAAGTGTCGCAGTTAACCGGAGCGGATTCGCCGAATAAAACCGATCAATACGGCGTCTACGGGACGGATCTGGGTTCCATGATCAACGCCGATGATCGAACGTATTTCGTATTCGGGGACACGTTCGGCGAAAGGCCGCCCGACATGATCGGCGGCGGAGGCAGCTACTGGCGCTCGAACACGATCGCTTATTCGACCGATAACGATCCGACGGACGGAATTACTCTCGACGGAATGGTCTCGGACGAAATCGGGCTCGCCAAGGAGCTTATTCCGTCCGCGAAAGTCGATTACGAGGAAATGACCACGATCCCGACGCACGGCTTATACGCGAACGGCGCGCTCTACCTCTATTACATGTCGGTCAACCATTGGGGAGACCCCGGCAAATGGGATGCGAACGATTCGAGCGTAGCCAAATCTACCGACCAAGGGCATAATTGGACATTGTTGGACGATCTGAAGTGGCCGGGCGATAGCAATTTCATTCAGGTGAGCCCTTACAAGGTTAAGATTGACGACGAGCAAACGGATATCTACTTCTGGTGTATTCCGTCCGGTCGGTTCGGCGGCGTGCAGTTGATGAAGGTAAGCGAGAAGAACGTGGAAAATCCGGCGGAATACCGGTACTTCGCCGGACTTGACGAGAAAGAGGCTCCGATCTGGAGCGAAGAGATGGCGAAGGCTAAGACGATCGTAGAGGATTCGGTCGGCGAATTGTCGGTCGTCTGGAATCCTTATTTGGAAAGATGGCTAATGACGTACCTCAACGAAGGCAACGGGGTTGTCATTCGCGAAGGGATCACGCCTTGGGGGCCGTGGGGAGATAAGCTGGAATTAGTAAGTGCCTCCGATTATCCGGGTTTGTACGCTCCGTTCATGAACGACAAGTATATCGCCGACGGCGGTAAAAACTTCTACTTCTCCATGTCGCTGTGGGATCCCTATAACGTCTTCTGGTTCAAGGCAACTCTAGACAAATGA
- a CDS encoding ABC transporter substrate-binding protein, producing MKENWGKSKPWSIMLSALIIMALAVTGCGGNNDKGSSASPSASVSPSESSTPSESGEPAESESNAPAEKVKLEFWAQKFEESTDAWFKKWTDEFNKTHENIEIKLTIVPGDAWAQKMKAAQAAGKAPDIKTISYGNIANGAKMGEILPLNDLIDATAFDDLYDNVKEFVTVGDKYYAYPKLVEPSAVLFYRKDMFKEAGLDPEKPPTTWAEVLEYGKKLTKKGVFGFSIAQNAADLGWSSWGLQYNAAGHLAITDDWSKADINNDGYKSVFNFYQQAYQSGIMPKQQLAGYTDIKPFGEGKLAMQVIGSWAIGQLRNSYKNILDNVGIAPMASIDGDQTKPTATLGGWTLAVDGKSEHAQEAASYISYLLAGDPNIMIDFFKGSQFSKFSARKSVDEAMKVDVDASKDTWRALVAEKVIPYAKAEPIYPWDISFALSTGIESAMRGTSVDKAIAKAEKDINDFITKSKLAGTNPKS from the coding sequence ATGAAAGAAAATTGGGGAAAGTCAAAGCCATGGTCGATTATGTTATCTGCACTTATCATCATGGCGCTAGCCGTGACGGGATGCGGCGGCAATAACGACAAAGGTTCGAGCGCAAGCCCGTCCGCCAGCGTCAGCCCGAGCGAGAGCAGTACGCCGAGCGAGAGCGGCGAACCGGCGGAATCGGAAAGCAATGCTCCGGCGGAGAAGGTCAAGCTCGAGTTCTGGGCGCAGAAATTCGAAGAAAGCACGGATGCATGGTTCAAGAAGTGGACCGACGAATTCAACAAAACGCATGAGAATATCGAAATTAAGCTGACGATCGTTCCGGGCGATGCGTGGGCGCAAAAAATGAAAGCCGCCCAAGCGGCAGGCAAAGCTCCGGACATCAAAACGATCAGCTACGGGAACATCGCGAACGGCGCAAAAATGGGGGAGATTCTTCCTCTTAACGATCTCATAGATGCTACCGCATTCGACGACCTCTACGATAACGTAAAGGAATTCGTAACGGTGGGCGACAAGTATTACGCTTATCCGAAGCTAGTCGAGCCGTCCGCGGTGCTCTTCTACCGGAAGGATATGTTCAAGGAAGCCGGACTCGATCCGGAAAAACCTCCGACCACTTGGGCGGAAGTGCTGGAATACGGCAAAAAGCTAACGAAGAAGGGCGTCTTCGGATTCTCGATCGCTCAGAACGCCGCCGATCTCGGCTGGTCGAGTTGGGGCTTGCAGTATAACGCGGCCGGCCATCTGGCGATCACTGACGATTGGTCCAAAGCGGATATTAACAACGACGGTTATAAGAGCGTATTTAACTTCTACCAACAAGCCTATCAATCGGGCATTATGCCGAAGCAGCAGCTCGCGGGATATACCGATATTAAACCTTTCGGCGAAGGTAAACTCGCGATGCAGGTAATCGGTTCATGGGCGATCGGTCAACTGCGCAACAGCTACAAGAACATCTTGGATAATGTAGGTATCGCGCCGATGGCTTCGATCGATGGCGACCAGACGAAACCGACGGCAACGCTTGGCGGATGGACGCTTGCTGTGGACGGCAAATCCGAGCATGCCCAAGAAGCGGCTAGCTATATTTCCTATTTGCTCGCTGGCGATCCGAATATCATGATCGACTTCTTCAAAGGTTCCCAGTTCTCCAAATTCTCCGCGCGCAAATCGGTAGACGAGGCGATGAAGGTCGATGTCGACGCTTCCAAGGATACTTGGCGCGCGCTGGTCGCCGAGAAGGTCATTCCTTATGCGAAAGCAGAGCCGATCTATCCTTGGGATATCAGCTTCGCTCTCTCGACCGGAATCGAATCGGCGATGAGGGGCACGAGCGTGGACAAAGCAATAGCCAAAGCCGAGAAAGACATCAACGACTTTATTACGAAATCCAAGCTCGCGGGAACGAATCCCAAATCTTAA
- a CDS encoding carbohydrate ABC transporter permease — MKTNFRYDNKAAYALLTPIVVLLTIFVVIPFFYAIKVSFYNWSFYQESTFVGFRNFYMVVTDRLFGEAVWVGLKFALMVVPAMLILSFLFANVVKNLGAKYSGFVKTSIYIPTIISGIIASVIFVFIYDYMGGLANYVIGWFGSEPKAWLADVATALPSIAAPAIWLGFGFTALIMLAGLHDIPESYYEAADLEGAGAFKKMWYITIPLMRNVILYLLVTGFIAQISQFELSLVMTNGGPLSETTTPNLYILNHFRNDVMVGNSIAASLLLFVVLGSISALIFRVLNSEKAVDG; from the coding sequence GTGAAAACAAATTTTCGTTACGATAATAAAGCGGCGTACGCTTTGCTCACTCCGATCGTCGTCTTGTTGACGATATTCGTCGTCATCCCGTTCTTCTACGCGATCAAGGTCAGTTTCTATAATTGGAGCTTCTACCAAGAATCGACCTTCGTCGGGTTCCGCAACTTCTACATGGTCGTGACGGATCGTCTGTTCGGCGAGGCCGTATGGGTAGGACTCAAATTCGCATTGATGGTCGTGCCGGCGATGCTTATTCTCAGTTTCCTATTCGCGAATGTCGTCAAGAACCTGGGGGCGAAATATTCCGGTTTCGTTAAGACGTCCATCTATATCCCTACGATCATCTCGGGCATCATCGCGTCCGTCATCTTCGTGTTTATTTACGACTACATGGGGGGATTGGCTAACTACGTGATCGGCTGGTTCGGCTCCGAACCGAAGGCGTGGCTCGCGGACGTTGCGACGGCGCTTCCGAGTATCGCGGCTCCCGCGATCTGGTTGGGCTTCGGTTTTACGGCGCTGATCATGTTAGCCGGACTGCACGATATCCCCGAAAGCTATTACGAGGCGGCGGATCTCGAAGGAGCCGGGGCGTTCAAGAAAATGTGGTATATTACGATTCCGCTCATGCGAAACGTCATTCTATATTTGTTGGTTACCGGTTTTATCGCTCAAATCTCGCAGTTCGAGCTTTCTCTCGTTATGACGAACGGGGGCCCTCTAAGCGAGACGACAACGCCGAACTTGTACATCCTGAACCATTTCCGCAACGACGTGATGGTGGGCAATTCCATTGCGGCATCGCTGCTGCTGTTCGTCGTGCTGGGCAGCATTTCCGCGCTTATTTTCAGGGTGCTCAATTCGGAGAAAGCGGTTGACGGATAA
- a CDS encoding carbohydrate ABC transporter permease, protein MRTQSLVQKSALTVIAGVVTLLALFPLLWVVIAGFKGQAEVLATPFRFFPKEWLVANYTDILGDAAFLKSMGVTFGGALLFAALSLIVNSMAAYVFARLEFRFKSIMWVYVIMTMFIPGMAIMLTSFIVVDKLGMLDTLAVLVLPGVASAGHMFFIRQFYLNIPMALEEAALIDGAGRIKIFTSVFVPMSFPVFVIVGIGSYLGYWNSFIWPTMTITNPNLYQIMQYLYNFRAERVTELGLLMAGSALAAIPTIVLFLIFQKYIISGIKISGLK, encoded by the coding sequence ATGAGAACACAAAGCCTAGTACAAAAATCAGCTCTTACGGTCATAGCCGGAGTGGTCACGCTGCTTGCGTTGTTTCCATTATTATGGGTCGTCATTGCCGGATTCAAGGGGCAAGCGGAAGTCCTTGCAACTCCGTTTCGCTTCTTCCCTAAGGAATGGCTTGTAGCCAATTACACGGATATTCTCGGCGATGCGGCATTTCTGAAGTCGATGGGAGTGACCTTCGGAGGCGCTCTATTGTTCGCCGCGCTTAGTCTAATCGTCAACTCTATGGCGGCGTACGTGTTCGCAAGGCTGGAATTCCGGTTCAAAAGCATTATGTGGGTGTACGTCATCATGACGATGTTCATACCTGGCATGGCGATCATGCTCACTTCCTTCATTGTCGTAGACAAATTGGGAATGCTCGATACGTTGGCGGTTCTCGTCCTGCCGGGCGTTGCGTCCGCCGGCCATATGTTCTTTATCAGGCAGTTCTACCTCAACATTCCGATGGCGCTGGAAGAAGCCGCGTTAATCGACGGCGCGGGCAGAATCAAGATTTTCACGAGCGTTTTCGTGCCGATGTCGTTCCCCGTCTTCGTTATTGTGGGCATCGGCTCTTATCTGGGCTATTGGAACTCTTTCATCTGGCCGACCATGACGATTACGAATCCGAATCTCTATCAGATTATGCAATACTTGTACAACTTCCGTGCGGAACGGGTTACCGAATTGGGGTTGTTGATGGCAGGCTCGGCCTTGGCGGCTATTCCGACGATCGTTCTGTTCCTGATTTTCCAGAAGTACATTATTTCCGGCATCAAGATATCGGGACTGAAGTGA
- a CDS encoding DUF6259 domain-containing protein, with the protein MEDRLRVKIVENERVRLGFGLDDGAIRLLRDKQAGIDYVFDAPGEDPFRPDPFRLETDDGVSSSFDAFEWHLEDSDPDSDILRVALSWRIGDGFIVNGGLTLEAGTLTFSCSADNRSEQRLLSLEYPIIPNVRTITEEGKDDYVAHSHATGIRVRNPMKHYVPNDPGQRYMPYPESFSGASMQFFSYYGMDKGGLYFAALDGEGYAKWLNFYKNANGLLEASFIHGCEEMGAGKGIYPPYPVQVALLKGDDWYEAADRYKSWAVRQKWCASGTLAERGSDVSAKWLHEEMGVATFGINAGADRTPWLRKYHEFIPTPMFHILGPDWTNAPQTFYKGVPGGFDDWFPTRFQSDNLACMKEYGDKFAPFEFDYLYHFDGADGELGRAAAQKFPELIKSMDAYAFPFLCPAHPYTREFHVRRDETLQRTNDLDAIYYDISANNIMKVCMDESHGHPVGAGKTIEDAYRRNYADTKEAMSAVAGRVIPMGTEMMNETLLDLIDYYQARAGGQPAAPLEGWPIRELLKSGDAELVPMFSYVYHEYGALRLDGWGKLVEEIGQLYYFTVARTYLWGGLYELNYEYSPMEALDGQENAPEEHYYPFESRGYAFRPERAEYLAMYAKLRTGAANKYWAYGRMLRPLEFATPKQSMSWFHYNHGKESKEYNDTGEQTVDAIVHSAWRYKDESMALFFANVGMEERTVSIRIDSRDYGMGKTNAWLFKDDPNGSSPEEVRLVMTSSGETDFHIPARSVVMIELSGKLG; encoded by the coding sequence ATGGAGGATCGATTGCGCGTAAAGATTGTCGAGAATGAAAGAGTACGATTAGGATTCGGCTTGGATGACGGAGCGATTCGCTTGCTTCGGGATAAGCAGGCCGGCATCGACTACGTCTTCGACGCGCCCGGCGAGGATCCGTTCCGTCCGGATCCGTTCCGTCTGGAGACGGACGACGGCGTTAGCTCATCGTTCGATGCCTTCGAATGGCACCTGGAAGATTCGGATCCGGACTCGGATATTTTGCGCGTAGCGTTGTCTTGGCGAATCGGGGATGGCTTCATCGTCAACGGCGGGTTAACGCTTGAAGCAGGAACGCTAACCTTTAGCTGTTCCGCGGATAATCGTTCGGAACAACGGCTGCTCAGCTTGGAATATCCGATTATTCCGAATGTCCGCACGATTACGGAAGAGGGAAAGGACGATTACGTCGCGCATTCCCACGCGACCGGAATCAGAGTTCGCAACCCGATGAAGCACTACGTCCCTAACGATCCGGGCCAGCGGTATATGCCGTATCCGGAAAGCTTCTCCGGCGCTTCGATGCAATTTTTCTCCTATTACGGAATGGACAAGGGGGGACTTTATTTCGCGGCTTTAGACGGAGAAGGGTACGCCAAATGGTTGAATTTCTACAAAAACGCAAACGGCCTGTTGGAAGCTTCTTTTATTCACGGGTGCGAAGAGATGGGCGCGGGCAAAGGGATTTATCCCCCTTATCCGGTTCAAGTGGCCTTATTGAAAGGCGATGATTGGTATGAAGCGGCGGATAGGTACAAGAGCTGGGCGGTGCGGCAGAAGTGGTGCGCATCGGGAACCCTCGCGGAGAGGGGAAGCGACGTCTCGGCGAAATGGCTCCACGAGGAGATGGGCGTAGCGACCTTCGGCATTAACGCCGGAGCGGACAGAACGCCATGGCTGCGCAAGTACCACGAGTTTATCCCGACGCCGATGTTCCATATTCTCGGCCCGGACTGGACGAACGCGCCGCAAACTTTCTATAAAGGGGTGCCCGGCGGCTTCGACGATTGGTTCCCGACGCGGTTTCAATCGGATAACTTGGCTTGCATGAAAGAGTACGGAGATAAGTTCGCGCCGTTCGAATTCGACTATCTCTATCATTTCGATGGCGCGGACGGGGAACTAGGAAGAGCCGCCGCGCAGAAATTTCCGGAGCTGATCAAGAGCATGGATGCCTATGCTTTTCCTTTTCTTTGTCCCGCTCATCCGTATACTCGCGAATTTCACGTGCGCCGGGACGAAACGCTGCAACGGACGAACGACCTGGACGCCATATACTATGACATTTCCGCCAATAACATCATGAAAGTATGCATGGACGAATCGCACGGCCATCCCGTAGGAGCAGGCAAGACGATCGAGGATGCCTACCGGAGGAACTACGCCGATACGAAGGAGGCGATGTCCGCCGTTGCCGGGCGCGTCATTCCGATGGGAACGGAAATGATGAACGAGACGTTGCTCGATCTGATCGATTATTACCAAGCCCGCGCCGGCGGGCAACCCGCGGCGCCGTTGGAAGGCTGGCCGATCCGCGAACTTCTGAAGTCGGGCGACGCGGAGCTCGTGCCTATGTTCTCTTATGTCTACCATGAGTACGGCGCCTTACGATTAGACGGTTGGGGCAAGCTGGTCGAAGAGATCGGGCAGTTATATTATTTCACCGTAGCTCGTACCTATCTCTGGGGAGGTTTATATGAGCTGAATTACGAATATAGTCCGATGGAAGCTTTGGATGGCCAAGAGAACGCGCCCGAGGAGCATTATTATCCATTCGAGTCCCGAGGTTACGCGTTTCGTCCGGAGCGCGCCGAATATTTAGCGATGTACGCTAAGTTGCGGACGGGAGCCGCGAATAAATATTGGGCATACGGTCGGATGCTGCGTCCGCTCGAATTCGCGACTCCAAAACAAAGCATGAGTTGGTTTCATTACAATCACGGCAAGGAATCGAAGGAATACAACGATACCGGAGAACAGACCGTCGACGCTATCGTGCATTCGGCTTGGCGGTACAAGGATGAAAGCATGGCATTATTTTTCGCGAACGTTGGCATGGAAGAGCGCACGGTGAGTATCCGTATCGATTCGCGGGATTACGGGATGGGCAAGACGAATGCATGGTTGTTTAAGGATGACCCGAACGGCTCGAGTCCGGAAGAAGTTCGCCTCGTCATGACGTCGTCCGGAGAGACCGATTTTCATATTCCGGCCAGAAGCGTCGTCATGATCGAGCTGTCGGGAAAGCTTGGTTAG
- a CDS encoding zinc-dependent alcohol dehydrogenase family protein: protein MKALVMEQPRRAVVKEVPDPKPGPGEVVIQVAQVGICGTDFHIFEGEFLSPYPLIPGHEFSGTISEVGDGVEGFRVGDRVTADPSLFCGRCVYCLTNRGNQCADWGALGNTVNGSMAEYVAVPARNAVKIPDDMSFATAAFIEPIACVVHAMNRLQLQVGQSVLLFGAGAMGQQLVQALSRAGAARLAVVDVSDNKLELARAFGATETANVREIGRLAGQSFDVVVDATGIPSVIEQALAYMGKTAKYLQFGVTPRTAEIKLNPFDLYHKDWTILGSMAINHTFLHAFDWVKTGRIQLEPLVSKVISLEETPAFLAEPKNPELLKVQIRIGFNG from the coding sequence ATGAAAGCGCTAGTCATGGAACAGCCGCGTCGAGCGGTCGTCAAAGAAGTGCCCGATCCGAAGCCGGGACCGGGAGAAGTCGTCATTCAAGTCGCTCAGGTCGGCATATGCGGAACGGACTTTCATATTTTCGAAGGGGAGTTCCTTTCGCCGTATCCTTTAATTCCGGGGCATGAATTCTCTGGAACGATTAGCGAAGTAGGCGATGGGGTAGAGGGGTTTCGCGTTGGCGACCGGGTGACGGCGGATCCTTCGCTATTCTGCGGACGATGCGTCTACTGCCTGACGAACCGCGGTAATCAATGCGCCGATTGGGGAGCGTTGGGCAATACCGTGAACGGGAGCATGGCGGAGTACGTGGCCGTGCCGGCCCGGAACGCGGTTAAGATCCCGGACGATATGTCTTTCGCTACGGCGGCGTTTATCGAACCGATCGCATGCGTCGTGCACGCGATGAACCGACTGCAGTTGCAGGTCGGCCAGTCCGTTCTTCTGTTCGGAGCGGGCGCGATGGGGCAGCAATTGGTTCAGGCTCTATCGCGCGCGGGGGCCGCGCGGTTGGCGGTCGTCGACGTGTCGGACAACAAGCTGGAGCTGGCGCGGGCATTCGGGGCTACAGAGACGGCGAACGTCAGGGAGATCGGGCGGCTTGCCGGACAATCGTTCGACGTGGTCGTCGACGCGACGGGAATCCCTTCGGTGATCGAGCAAGCGCTCGCGTATATGGGGAAGACGGCGAAATATTTGCAATTCGGGGTGACCCCGAGAACGGCCGAGATCAAGCTGAACCCGTTCGACCTCTATCATAAGGACTGGACGATACTCGGCTCGATGGCGATTAACCATACGTTTTTGCACGCTTTCGATTGGGTCAAGACAGGTAGGATCCAACTGGAACCGCTCGTTTCCAAGGTCATCTCCTTGGAGGAAACTCCCGCGTTCTTGGCCGAACCTAAAAATCCGGAATTGCTGAAGGTTCAGATCCGAATAGGATTTAACGGTTAA
- a CDS encoding glycoside hydrolase family 172 protein, translating into MNNFNGLDMGLGNLARLSNAQTRSISPENFTGEKGKGGMATEGTGAGCARDLGIGWKVSPSVEIEPGATFEMANIREMGAIQHIWLTCFPGFWRNLIIRLYWDDEELPSVEVPVGDLFCNGWQERCNVNSIPVAVNPAGGMNCYWLMPFRQSARMTVENTSKDKAVLYYQIDYTLTQVPDDAAYFHAQWRRSNPVTYKGVHTIIDGIQGKGHYVGTYLAWQVNNTGWWGEGEIKFYMDGDRDFPTLCGTGTEDYFGGAWNWEQPQGQYGTYSTAYLGMHQVIKPDGLYRSQTRFGMYRWHVMDPIRFENDLKVTIQDLGWRSGGRYLPQQSDIASTVFWYQAEPHAPFPTLAGNDEREVI; encoded by the coding sequence ATGAACAACTTTAACGGATTAGATATGGGACTGGGAAATCTGGCGCGACTGTCGAATGCTCAAACCAGATCGATCAGCCCGGAGAACTTCACGGGGGAAAAAGGAAAAGGAGGCATGGCGACCGAAGGGACGGGCGCCGGATGCGCGCGTGATCTCGGAATCGGCTGGAAGGTATCCCCTTCCGTGGAGATCGAGCCGGGCGCGACGTTCGAGATGGCGAATATTCGGGAGATGGGCGCCATTCAGCATATTTGGCTGACCTGTTTTCCGGGATTCTGGCGGAATCTGATCATTCGATTGTACTGGGACGATGAAGAGCTGCCTTCCGTCGAAGTGCCGGTAGGCGACTTATTCTGCAACGGTTGGCAAGAGAGATGCAACGTCAATTCCATCCCCGTGGCCGTGAATCCCGCCGGAGGGATGAATTGCTATTGGCTCATGCCCTTCCGTCAATCCGCGCGAATGACGGTCGAGAATACCTCCAAGGACAAAGCCGTGCTGTATTATCAGATCGACTATACTCTAACTCAAGTACCGGACGATGCCGCATACTTTCATGCCCAATGGCGAAGAAGCAATCCGGTAACGTATAAGGGCGTTCACACGATTATCGACGGCATTCAAGGAAAAGGCCACTACGTCGGCACTTATCTGGCTTGGCAAGTCAATAACACCGGCTGGTGGGGAGAGGGCGAGATCAAGTTCTACATGGACGGGGATCGCGATTTCCCGACCCTCTGCGGGACGGGAACCGAGGATTATTTCGGCGGCGCTTGGAACTGGGAGCAGCCTCAAGGGCAATACGGTACATACTCGACGGCCTATCTCGGCATGCACCAGGTAATCAAGCCCGACGGGCTGTACCGCAGCCAGACGAGATTCGGCATGTACCGCTGGCACGTGATGGATCCGATCCGTTTCGAGAACGATTTGAAGGTCACGATACAAGATCTCGGTTGGCGTTCCGGCGGAAGGTATCTCCCCCAGCAAAGCGATATCGCGTCGACCGTGTTCTGGTACCAGGCTGAGCCGCACGCTCCGTTCCCGACGCTTGCGGGCAATGATGAACGAGAAGTGATCTAA